In a single window of the Elaeis guineensis isolate ETL-2024a chromosome 6, EG11, whole genome shotgun sequence genome:
- the LOC105032017 gene encoding uncharacterized protein, which translates to MGRFELDLFKPKLIYHHLLSRSLVIKILLVSTAVAVLPILASLRKIDPTYDDCDGAPVTLGISLPAPILDAVVVDLMARKWLWRGDRALCVGRGSSPAAAAAMKRMGVLPVVGAMERCGRLPFRRAAFDFVFSAALDRAVAPARIVLEMERVLRPGRAGVLVVGPARRGGAVRAAAPVAALLRASEVVAVRAVNGTSPVAVVVVFKKRKGLRSPM; encoded by the coding sequence ATGGGAAGGTTCGAACTCGACCTCTTCAAGCCCAAACTCATCTACCATCATCTACTCTCTCGATCCCTCGTGATCAAGATCCTCCTCGTCTCCACCGCCGTCGCCGTGCTCCCCATCCTCGCATCCCTTCGGAAGATCGACCCCACCTACGACGATTGCGACGGCGCGCCCGTCACCTTGGGCATCTCCCTCCCGGCACCCATTTTGGATGCCGTGGTAGTGGATCTGATGGCCCGGAAGTGGCTCTGGCGCGGCGACCGCGCCCTCTGCGTCGGCCGCGGCTCCAGCCCTGCGGCCGCCGCCGCGATGAAGAGGATGGGGGTGCTCCCGGTGGTGGGGGCGATGGAGAGGTGCGGCAGGCTGCCGTTCCGGCGGGCGGCGTTCGACTTCGTGTTCTCCGCTGCTCTGGACCGGGCCGTGGCGCCGGCGAGGATTGTGCTGGAGATGGAGAGGGTGCTGCGGCCGGGGAGGGCAGGGGTTTTGGTGGTCGGCCCGGCGCGGCGCGGAGGAGCGGTGAGGGCGGCGGCGCCGGTGGCGGCGCTGCTGAGGGCGTCGGAGGTCGTGGCTGTGCGGGCGGTGAACGGAACTTCGCCGGTGGCGGTGGTGGTGGTGTTTAAGAAACGAAAAGGATTGCGGAGCCCGATGTGA